In the genome of Mytilus edulis chromosome 3, xbMytEdul2.2, whole genome shotgun sequence, one region contains:
- the LOC139516300 gene encoding uncharacterized protein, with product MGIKYGHSFIMFILLFIYGNVKVSYQLSTNDKNACKSDTGIECCYGFILSQDQSKCEECPAGLYGNSCSYKCPYGQYGLRCNSKCPKTCSGRLTCDRAEGCQLKKSFRKAKLIVTTSERKERSTPLPTESRTTKRPSTAIPEGTSDINTEVLYRSHNRNEKTRVVYVIYSSGGALALACILLFIVGMIFVFKRMGRSKIVPFYNADQIIYDEIPEDLIPSDVAVKRPVVSPQLLGYYNDNTDGLLSKQHFGNLEGSEPPPYYNEQKEYDYAYQKNNDYYLNPYNALQPTGYSDHLYHDLKE from the exons ATGGGTATAAAGTATGGACActccttcatcatgttcatattacTCTTCATATACGGAAACGTAAAAGTTTCTTATCAATTATCTACAAATGACAAGAATGCTTGTAAATCTGACACAGG gatagaATGTTGTTATGGATTTATATTATCACAGGATCAATCAAAATGTGAAg AGTGTCCAGCTGGTCTATATGGTAACAGCTGTTCATATAAGTGTCCATATGGACAGTACGGGCTCCGTTGTAACTCCAAATGTCCTAAGACTTGTTCAGGGAGGCTGACTTGTGATAGGGCCGAAGGGTgtcaattgaaaaaaagttttaggAAAG cTAAATTAATTGTAACCACGAGCGAGAGAAAAGAGAGGTCGACGCCACTTCCTACGGAAAGCCGAACGACAAAGAGACCCTCAACGGCAATACCAGAGGGAACATCAG aCATCAACACAGAAGTATTATACAGATCACACAATAGAAATGAAAAAACAAGAgttgtttatgttatatatagtAGCGGTGGTGCTCTTGCTTTGGCATGCATACTTCTTTTCATAGTTGGAATGATCTTCGTTTTCAAACGTATGGGCAGGTCTAAAATTGTGCCTTTTTATAATGCTGACCAAATCATTTATGATGAGATACCAGAAGATCTGATACCAAGTGACGTGGCGGTCAAACGTCCAGTTGTCAGTCCCCAACTATTGGGCTACTACAACGATAATACTGACGGTCTGTTATCAAAACAACATTTTGGGAATCTTGAGGGCTCCGAGCCTCCACCATATTACAATGAACAGAAAGAGTACGACTATGCGTACCAGAAAAACAATGACTATTACCTTAACCCGTATAATGCTCTTCAACCGACGGGGTATTCAGACCACTTGTATCATGACTTAAAAGAGTAA